A stretch of the Notamacropus eugenii isolate mMacEug1 chromosome 2, mMacEug1.pri_v2, whole genome shotgun sequence genome encodes the following:
- the CCND3 gene encoding G1/S-specific cyclin-D3 isoform X3 produces the protein MYPPSMIATGSIGAAVQGLAACPLSSDELTELLAGITGTDVDCLRACQEQIEAALRESLREAAQDTEVTVPKAPEYSGNQEPSQTSTPTEVTAVHL, from the exons ATGTATCCACCCTCCATGATCGCAACTGGCAGCATCGGAGCTGCTGTGCAGGGCCTGGCTGCCTGCCCCTTATCTTCAGATGAGCTGACAGAGCTGCTGGCAGGGATCACAGGCACTGACGTG GACTGCCTTCGTGCCTGCCAGGAGCAGATTGAGGCCGCTCTACGGGAGAGCCTGCGGGAGGCTGCCCAGGACACGGAAGTCACAGTCCCCAAGGCTCCAGAATATTCTGGAAACCAAGAGCCTAGTCAGACCAGCACCCCAACAGAAGTCACAGCCGTTCACCTGTAA
- the CCND3 gene encoding G1/S-specific cyclin-D3 isoform X2, translating into MNYLDRYLSCVPTRKCHLQLLGAVCMLLASKLRETTPLTMEKLCIYTDHSITPHQLRDWEVIVLGRLKWDLAAVIAHDFLALILHRLPVPLDRRTLVKKHAQTFLALCATDYTFAMYPPSMIATGSIGAAVQGLAACPLSSDELTELLAGITGTDVDCLRACQEQIEAALRESLREAAQDTEVTVPKAPEYSGNQEPSQTSTPTEVTAVHL; encoded by the exons ATGAACTACCTGGACCGCTACCTGTCCTGTGTCCCAACCCGAAAGTGCCACCTGCAGCTTTTGGGTGCAGTGTGCATGCTGTTGGCCTCCAAACTCCGGGAGACCACCCCATTGACCATGGAGAAGCTATGTATCTACACTGACcactccatcacaccccaccagCTCCGG GACTGGGAAGTGATTGTCCTAGGAAGGCTCAAGTGGGACCTAGCCGCTGTGATTGCTCATGACTTCCTGGCGCTGATTCTGCACCGGCTTCCAGTGCCCCTGGACAGACGAACATTGGTCAAGAAACATGCCCAGACCTTTCTGGCCCTCTGTGCCACAG ATTACACTTTTGCCATGTATCCACCCTCCATGATCGCAACTGGCAGCATCGGAGCTGCTGTGCAGGGCCTGGCTGCCTGCCCCTTATCTTCAGATGAGCTGACAGAGCTGCTGGCAGGGATCACAGGCACTGACGTG GACTGCCTTCGTGCCTGCCAGGAGCAGATTGAGGCCGCTCTACGGGAGAGCCTGCGGGAGGCTGCCCAGGACACGGAAGTCACAGTCCCCAAGGCTCCAGAATATTCTGGAAACCAAGAGCCTAGTCAGACCAGCACCCCAACAGAAGTCACAGCCGTTCACCTGTAA
- the CCND3 gene encoding G1/S-specific cyclin-D3 isoform X1, whose translation MFISLAPRPHHLCSVSGPWYTLVERVTIQMNSNLEKDPNGRTRDLRDDKGRKPAERKGPAGRLEAHSFSLPSAACAIRAAQASESAESGRASSPAAPAAATTVTARGSQWGCALPPGAPSAGSAPLERCNVGAFHRLLHRSEGRGACQGSRAGGLELRLCRASARPAAPRLPQLRATLSSAPRLLSGPGPRLPAVPLRHPVMELLCSEGARRTPRAGPDPRLLGDQRVLQSLLRLEERYVPRASYFQCVQRELKPHMRKMLAYWMLEVCEEQRCEEEVFPLAMNYLDRYLSCVPTRKCHLQLLGAVCMLLASKLRETTPLTMEKLCIYTDHSITPHQLRDWEVIVLGRLKWDLAAVIAHDFLALILHRLPVPLDRRTLVKKHAQTFLALCATDYTFAMYPPSMIATGSIGAAVQGLAACPLSSDELTELLAGITGTDVDCLRACQEQIEAALRESLREAAQDTEVTVPKAPEYSGNQEPSQTSTPTEVTAVHL comes from the exons ATGTTCATTTCTTTGGCCCCTCGCCCCCACCACCTATGCAGTGTGAGTGGTCCTTGGTACACGCTGGTTGAACGAGTGACTATCCAAATGAATAGCAATTTGGAGAAAGACCCTAACGGAAGAACTCGGGATTTGCGTGATGACAAAGGTCGAAAACCTGCAGAACGCAAAGGCCCCGCTGGTCGCCTAGAGGCCCATTCCTTTTCATTGCCATCTGCAGCCTGTGCCATCCGCGCTGCCCAGGCTTCCGAGAGCGCGGAGAGCGGGCGTGCGAGCTCGCCCGCTGCGCCCGCCGCGGCCACCACCGTGACAGCGCGGGGGAGCCAGTGGGGCTGCGCGCTCCCCCCGGGCGCCCCCTCCGCGGGCTCCGCCCCCTTGGAACGTTGCAACGTCGGAGCGTTCCACCGGTTGCTACATCGTAGCGAGGGGCGGGGCGCCTGTCAGGGAAGCCGGGCGGGCGGGCTGGAGCTTCGGCTCTGCCGTGCCAGCGCCAGACCCGCCGCCCCGCGCCTTCCCCAGCTCCGCGCCACACTTTCCTCGGCCCCACGCCTGCTCTCCGGCCCCGGTCCCCGGCTTCCCGCCGTGCCCCTCCGTCACCCAGTAATGGAACTGCTGTGCTCTGAGGGGGCTCGGCGGACGCCCCGGGCCGGGCCGGACCCTCGGCTCCTCGGGGACCAGCGCGTCCTGCAGAGCTTGCTCCGCCTAGAGGAGCGCTACGTTCCCCGCGCCTCCTACTTTCAGTGCGTGCAGAGGGAGCTCAAGCCTCACATGCGGAAGATGCTGGCATACTGGATGCTGGAG gTGTGTGAGGAGCAGCGATGTGAGGAGGAGGTCTTCCCCCTGGCGATGAACTACCTGGACCGCTACCTGTCCTGTGTCCCAACCCGAAAGTGCCACCTGCAGCTTTTGGGTGCAGTGTGCATGCTGTTGGCCTCCAAACTCCGGGAGACCACCCCATTGACCATGGAGAAGCTATGTATCTACACTGACcactccatcacaccccaccagCTCCGG GACTGGGAAGTGATTGTCCTAGGAAGGCTCAAGTGGGACCTAGCCGCTGTGATTGCTCATGACTTCCTGGCGCTGATTCTGCACCGGCTTCCAGTGCCCCTGGACAGACGAACATTGGTCAAGAAACATGCCCAGACCTTTCTGGCCCTCTGTGCCACAG ATTACACTTTTGCCATGTATCCACCCTCCATGATCGCAACTGGCAGCATCGGAGCTGCTGTGCAGGGCCTGGCTGCCTGCCCCTTATCTTCAGATGAGCTGACAGAGCTGCTGGCAGGGATCACAGGCACTGACGTG GACTGCCTTCGTGCCTGCCAGGAGCAGATTGAGGCCGCTCTACGGGAGAGCCTGCGGGAGGCTGCCCAGGACACGGAAGTCACAGTCCCCAAGGCTCCAGAATATTCTGGAAACCAAGAGCCTAGTCAGACCAGCACCCCAACAGAAGTCACAGCCGTTCACCTGTAA
- the BYSL gene encoding bystin, whose amino-acid sequence MPKIKSSRKAGGQAKHAPLADQILAGDSVRPGSREKRRDRGRGTEEEEEYVGPRLTRRILQQAREQQEELEAEHGSGDQTAPRKPTTRLGPGAQVGESDEDEDEEWPTLEKAAEMVGSGYDTEVVVNPEDERAIEMFMNKNPPLRRTLADIIMEKLTEKQTEVETVMSEVSGCPMPQLDPRVLEVYKGVREVLSKYRSGKLPKAFKIIPALSNWEQILYITEPESWTAAAMYQATRIFSSNLKERMAQRFYNLVLLPRVRDDIAEYKRLNFHLYMALKKALFKTGAWFKGILIPLCESGTCTLREAIIVGSIITKCSIPVLHSSAAMLKIAEMEYSGANSIFLRLLLDKKYALPFRVLDALVFHFLAFRTEQRKLPVLWHQSLLTLAQRYKADLTTEQKEALLELLRLQPHPQLSPEIRRELLSATARDVEGSCVNMD is encoded by the exons ATGCCCAAGATCAAGTCGTCCCGTAAGGCCGGAGGGCAGGCAAAGCATGCCCCTCTGGCGGACCAGATCCTGGCAGGGGACTCCGTACGGCCCGGAAGCCGGGAGAAACGGAGGGACCGAGGCCGCGGGAcggaggaagaagaagagtacGTGGGGCCCCGGCTGACCCGGCGGATCCTACAGCAGGCGCGAGAGCAGCAGGAGGAGCTAGAAGCTGAACATGGCTCGGGTGACCAGACAGCGCCGAGAAAGCCCACCACGCGGCTGG GCCCAGGAGCCCAGGTTGGTGAATCAGATGAGGACGAGGATGAGGAGTGGCCAACCTTGGAGAAGGCAGCAGAAATGGTGGGATCAGGGTATGACACGGAGGTAGTTGTCAATCCTGAAGATGAACGTGCCATCGAGATGTTCATGAATAAGAACCCTCCACTCAG GCGTACACTGGCTGACATCATCATGGAGAAATTGACAGAAAAGCAGACGGAGGTAGAAACTGTAATGTCTGAGGTGTCAGGCTGCCCTATGCCCCAGCTGGATCCCCGGGTTCTTGAAGTCTACAAGGGTGTCAGAGAG GTGTTATCCAAGTACCGGAGTGGCAAACTTCCTAAGGCCTTTAAAATTATTCCCGCTCTCTCCAATTGGGAACAGATCCTCTATATCACAGAGCCAGAGAGCTGGACTGCAGCTGCCATGTACCAGGCCACCag GATATTCTCATCTAATCTCAAGGAAAGGATGGCCCAGCGCTTCTACAACTTGGTGCTCCTCCCCCGTGTGCGGGATGACATTGCTGAATACAAACGCCTTAACTTTCACCTCTACATGGCACTCAAGAAAGCATTGTTCAAGACTGGGGCCTGGTTCAAAG GGATCCTGATACCTCTATGTGAGTCTGGTACCTGTACCCTTCGAGAAGCCATCATTGTGGGCAGCATCATCACCAAGTGTTCCATCCCTGTGCTGCACTCAAG TGCAGCCATGCTGAAAATTGCTGAAATGGAATACAGTGGAGCCAACAGCATCTTCCTACGGCTACTGCTGGACAAGAAGTATGCACTGCCCTTCCGGGTACTGGATGCCTTGGTCTTCCACTTCCTGGCCTTCCGGACTGAGCAGCGAAAGTTGCCTGTGCTTTGGCACCAGAGCCTGCTGACCCTGGCTCAGCGCTATAAAGCTGATCTGACGACAGAACAGAAGGAGGCCCTGCTAGAACTTCTTCGCCTGCAACCCCACCCACAGCTCTCCCCAGAAATCCGAAGGGAGCTGCTCAGTGCTACTGCCCGAGATGTGGAAGGGTCCTGTGTGAATATGGACTGA